GATATTTTGTGATACCGAAGATAGCCGCGGCCGGTCGAGGCGAACACGCTGCCGTCCTTCTCTGCTGCGGCTATAAGCACCGGATGTTCTCCAACCGACGACTCGCAGGCGGTGAAGGAGAACTGCTCCTTCGCCGCGTCCTTTGCACGGAGCACTGCGAAGCCCGCCTTGTCATCCGTCGACCCGCTGACGAGCAGGATCGCGCTCTCGGGGGAGGAGGGGTGCAGCACGATCGAGTCGTACACCTCCCTCCATGGAATGACGGACGCGCGCGTTCGCGCAGGGTCGAAAAGCCCTCCGCTCCCGACCGACGACAGGGACTCTGCCGCTGCAGGGGCAGCGCCGCCGCCGTCCTTCTCACAGTAGTTGGGCGTGCCGTCAGAGTCGTCATCCTGGGCGTCCGCCGGATTCGCCGGAACGCAGATCATGTTCTCGGCGTCGCCCAGGCAGGAGAGCTTTCCGCGGATCACGCACGTGCCGACCGTGACCGCGCACGCCTTGCCGCCGCCCGTCACATCGTCGACCACACCGTTGCAGTCGTCGTCCACACCCATATTGGAGCACTTCTCCGGGACAGGGTCCCCAGGCAGGCACCGGACTTCTTTGCCGTCCTGGCAGGCGGCGACCTCCCTCATGCACGCGCCTATCCCGCATTGCCTGGCGCCGAGATCCTCGTCCACCTCACCGTCGCAATCGTCGTCGATGCCGTTGCACTCCTCAGCGCGGCCGAAGAGCGACTGCACGCAGACCATCAGCCCGTCGGGCTGACAGATGTACACCCCCTTCGCACAGGGACCGGTCTTTTCGGCGATGGCGCACTCGCTGCCCGGGACCGCCGGCAGATCCGCGCAGCCCCCGCAGGCGTTTTTCGAACCCCGTCCGATCGGATCGTGGATGCAGCCCAGCGCCACATCGCACGAATCCTCGGTGCATTCATTATTGTCGTCGCACGCGAGCATGATACCGCCCGCGCATTCGCCCTCGATGCAGACCTCGTTCATTGTGCAGGAGTCGCCGTCGTCGCAGGAGAGGCCCCCTGCGGCCGGCTCGTGAGAACACCTTCCATCCCTGCAGACGTCGATCGTACAGGGATTTTCGTCGGTCATGCACTTGGCCCCGTCGGTCATCGCCGCGTCGAAGGAGCATGTCGCGGCGCCCTTCTCTTCCGCGGAGCAGGCGAAGAGCCCGGTCGCGCACACATCGCCGCCGGACACCCTGCACTTTTCGCCGATCTTCCCGGGGAGCTCGCCGCAGCCTTTGCACTCGTTCTGCACCTCCTCGTCGATCTCGCCGTCGCAGTCGTTGTCCAGCCCGTCGCAGATCTCCTTTGCGGACGCGACGGGGCCAACGCTGCACTCGAGCTCGCCGGTGGCGGGTTTGCAGACGAATACGCCGTCCCTGGCGCACATGCCGAGGAGGTTGTTCGAGCACGCGCCCCCGAGGCCCGGCGCATCCGTGTCGATCTGGCCGTCGCAGTCGTCGTCTATCCCGTTGCCGCAGATCTCCGCAGCCGGCTCGGCCGGTTTGGCGGAACAGGTGAGAGAGAGCCCGTCTGCAGAGCAGATCATCTTGCCCGCCGCCTTGCACGCGCCCACACCCTCGTAGCAGGTGCGGCCGAGATCGGCGTATCCCTCGTCCACCTTGCCGTCGCAGTTGTTGTCTATATCGTCGCCGCAGAGCTCTGGACCGGGCTCAGCCGGCGCGCACTGAGCTGCTTTCCCGCCGGAGCATGCGGCCACCCTGCGCATGCATGCCCCGACGCCGCAGCTGATCTCGCCCAGATCCTCGTCGACCTTGCCGTCGCAGTCGTTGTCCAGCCCGTCGCAGATCTCCTGCGCAGGCTCGCCCGGCACCGCGTCGCAGAGCGCGCCCGAGCCGTCCGGCCTGCACGAGATCCTTCCGGAGGCCTGGCAGACGCCGAGGCCGACAGTGCAGCGGCCGCCCACGTTGAAACCGTCATCGATGAGTCCGTTGCAGTTGTTGTCCGCCCCATCGCAGCGCTCGACCGCGTCGGGGTGGACGGACGCATCGCGATCGTTGCAGTCGCCGCTGCAGGTAGTGTAGCCGTCGTCGTCGCGGTCAAAGCCGTCGTCGATACGCCCGTTGCAATCGTCGTCCTCTCCGTTGCAGAGCTCCATCCTCTCGCCCGGGTTGATAGTGGGTTCGCAGACAGGGCCGCGGCCCTCGCAGTTCCATATGCCCCTACCGCAGATCCCGGGTTTGCCCGTCTTGCACGGCTGGTTGCAGGCAACGCACTCCCGCGTCGAGGAATGGAAGGAATAGCCGGCCGCGCATTTCTCCTCTGCCGCCGCATCCGGTTCATCCTGAATGGCTTCCTGCGCTGACGATAAATAAGAAAAGGTTAATGATACCAAAAGGATAGAGGATATTATGAGGATACGTCGAGCCTTGCCCAGCATGGGGAGCAAGATAAATTGAGCCGCGTCCCAGATCAAGAGAATAGCGGAGATTTTGCGCGTCACAAATTTCAGTGCCTGAAGTGCCTCACCCCTGTGAATACCATCGCCATATCGTGTTCATCCGCCGCAGCGATCGCCTCTTCGTCGCGGACAGAGCCGCCGGGCTGGACCACCGCAGTCGCGCCCGCCCCTGCGGCAGCGTCCACGCCGTCGCGGAACGGGAAGAACGCGTCAGATGCGATGACCGAGCCCGAAAGGTCGAGCTTCGCGTCGGCGGCCTTCATCACCGCGACCTTGGCCGAGTCGACCCGGCTCATCTGGCCTGCGCCGATGCCGATCGCGCGGCCGCCCTTCGCGTAGACGATGGCGTTCGATTTGACGTGTTTGGCTATGCGCCACGCGAACTCGAGGTCGCGCCACTCCGCCTCGGTGGGGGCGCGCCTGGTGACCACCTTGCCCTCGCGCACGGACTCGCGGCTCGTGTCGCGATCCTGGACGAGCAGCCCGCCCACGACCTTGCGCGTGTTCCATCCCGACGGCGTGAACGGCTCGCCCAGCCCCGGGAGTTCGAGCAGCCTCAGGTTCTTCTTCTTGGAGAGGATCTCCAGCGAGGGCTTATCAAAGGAGGGCGCCACTATCACCTCGAAGAAGGTCTCGCCGATCTTTGTCGCGGTGGCCGCGTCCATCGGTTTGTTGAGGCCGATTATCCCTCCGAAGGATGATAGGGGGTCGCACCCGAAGGCATTCTCATATGCCTCTGCGAGCGACTTGTCCGAGACCGCCGCGCCGCAGGGGTTCGCGTGCTTCACGATCACCGCGGCGTACTTGCTGTTCGCGAGGTCCTTCACCATCCCCAGCACCGCGTCCGCGTCCATGATGTTGTTGTACGAGAGCTCCTTGCCCTGGAGCTGGCGCGCGTTCACGATCGCAGGCTCGGATATGCCTGCCGGATCGCGGTAGAACGCCGCCTTCTGGTGCGGGTTCTCGCCATAGCGCAGGGATTGAACGAGCTCGAAGGTGAACCCCACGTTCGCAGGCATATCGAGCTTCTTGCCGTCGTCGTCCATCGAGCTGAGATACGATATGATCGCAGAGTCGTAGCGGGCAGTGGCGGCGAAGACCTTCTTGGCGAGGCGGAACCTGGTCTCTTTCGTGAGGGCGCCTCTGTTCCGGTCCATCTCCTCGATCAGACCGGCGTAGTCCGCGCTGTCCACCACGACCGCAACGTCCTCGTGGTTCTTCGCGGCCGAGCGCAGCATCGTGGGGCCGCCGATGTCTATGTTCTCGATCGCGTCTTCGAATCTGCAGCCCGGTTTCGCGATCGTGGCCTCGAACGGGTAGAGGTTGACCGCGACCAGGTCGATCGGGCCGATGTCGTTGCGCCTCATCTCATCGGCGTGTTTGGGATCAGACCTTCGGCCCAGAAGGCCGCCGTGTATCTTCGGGTGAAGGGTCTTGAGCCTGCCGTCCAGTATCTCGGGCGAGCCGGTGTAATCGGCGACGTCGATCACGGGGACCCCGGCGTCGCGCAGCGCCTTCGCCGTGCCGCCGGTGGAGATGATCTCCACCCCCCTCTTTTGCAGGGCCTTTGAGAATTCGACCACCCCGGTCTTGTCGGACACGCTGATCAGAGCCCTTGAAATCCTGTTCATCATCTCTCCCTTTCTCCCTTCACAAAATGCGGTTATTTCACCATGCTGGCGCCCAGCGGGGCCACGCGCTTCAAGTGTTCGTCCACGAAGCGGAAGCCCGCGCCGAAGAACCAGTCAGGCCTGTTGGTGGGCGCTATGACGTCGTTCGCGCCTCCGATCAGGTAGAAGTTGTCCGTGATATCGATGTCGCCCGACAGCTTGAGCGTCGGCCTCTCGCCATAGCGAGTCTGGAAGTCGTACGCGGAGGCGTGGAGCCCCACAGGCCCCTTCTCGTAGTCTATGCCCACGCCGCCGGTGGATTCTATGATTCCGCCCCTGACCTGGAAGTCGTAGAACTTCTTCGCCAGCTGGGCCGAGACCCGGAGGGCGTTGCGGTTGATCGTGGATGTGTCGGTGGTGACCGTCGTCGTGTTGTTGCCGACCGTGACGTCGGTGGTGCGGGTCACGTGGGTCGGGTTCGGGTTCGGGTCGGAGACCAGGCCCAGCATGAACGCGGAGTCAGGCGACGGCCTTATGGTGAAGTCGACGTAGTTCTTGAAATCCTCGGTCTGGGTCAGGTACTCGAGGTGATAGCCGATCTCGGTCTCGAACCGCTTGAACCCGCCGAGCGTCTGGTTGAGATTGTCCGCCGCCTCGTTGAGCTTGTCCACGGTCTCGTCGTCGTTGATGAGGCGGCCCACCGTGCCCTTGCCCTCGTCGATCTTGCGCGTGATCGAGGCGATGCGCTGCATCGACTCCTCCACGTCCGCCTTGCCCTGGGACATCACCTCCGTGAGGTGCTCCGAGAGCTCGGCCAGGTTCTCGCTTATGCGGTTGACGTTCTCCGAGTTCTGGAGCGCGAGGGTCTTGATCGTCTCGGTGAACTGGTCGAGGTTGTTCACTATCCTGTTGATGGGCGCGCTCTCGTCTTCGCCCACCATGGTCTTGAGCGAGCCGGTGACATGTTTGATGTCCGCCGCGATCTCGTTGAACTGATTGACCAGCGAGTTCATGTCTCCGGTGCGGAAGGAGTACGGTATCATGCCCTCCTCTTTCAGGATCGGCAGATCCGGAGTGCCCGGGATCACCTCGACGTAGGTCTCTCCAAGAAAACCCCTGGTGCGCAGCACCGCCGTGCTGTCCTCGGAGAGCCTCACCTCGTCCGAGAGCGCCAGCGTGACCAGCGCCTTTCTCGAACCCACGAGCTCTATGTCCTTGACCACGCCGACCTGCACGCCGGCGAGTTCGACCGGGGCCTTGAGTTTGAGGCCGGTCGCATTCTCGAACTCTGTCTTGAGGAGATAGCCGCCGCCGTGCACGGAGGTCCTGTCACCCACGCGGAAGGTCGCCCACGCGAGCAACACGAGGATCGCCGCTGCGAACGCCCCGACCTTGAACTCGGTGGTGAACTTTATCACTCCCCCTCCCTCTTCCCTGCGCCTATGCCCCCTGCTGCGAGAAACGCGCGGACCACGGGATTCGACGAGCGCCTGAACGCGTCGGGCGCGCTCTTCTCCACTATGCGGCCGTCATGGATCATCGCAATCTGGTCTGCCACGCGAAAAGCCGAGCTGATATCGTGGCTTATGACGATGGAGGTAACGCGGAGCTCTTTCTGCATTGAGAGTATCAGGTTGTCAATAGCCAGGGTCATCACCGGGTCGAGGCCGGTCGTCGGCTCGTCGTATAGTACTATGGCCGGCGCGAGCACGAGCGCGCGCGCCAGCCCCACGCGCTTGCGCATACCGCCGGAGAGCTCGGAGGGCATCTTGTCGACGGCCCCCTCCAGGCCGACGAGGGCCAGCTTCTGTCTCACGATCCTCTCTACGTCCGGCATCGCCCGGCCCCTCGCGCTCTCGATCAGAGGGAAGGCCACGTTCTCGAACACTGAGAGCGAGTCGAAGAGCGCCGCGCTCTGGAAGAGCATGCCGAAGCGGCGCCTGAAATCCGTGAGCTCCTTGTCGCCCAACCTGGATATGTCCACCCCGTCGACCTTCACGCTGCCGTGGTCTGGGGAGAGCAGGCCTATGATGTGCCGAAGCAGCACGGTCTTGCCGGA
This region of bacterium genomic DNA includes:
- a CDS encoding putative metal-binding motif-containing protein gives rise to the protein MLGKARRILIISSILLVSLTFSYLSSAQEAIQDEPDAAAEEKCAAGYSFHSSTRECVACNQPCKTGKPGICGRGIWNCEGRGPVCEPTINPGERMELCNGEDDDCNGRIDDGFDRDDDGYTTCSGDCNDRDASVHPDAVERCDGADNNCNGLIDDGFNVGGRCTVGLGVCQASGRISCRPDGSGALCDAVPGEPAQEICDGLDNDCDGKVDEDLGEISCGVGACMRRVAACSGGKAAQCAPAEPGPELCGDDIDNNCDGKVDEGYADLGRTCYEGVGACKAAGKMICSADGLSLTCSAKPAEPAAEICGNGIDDDCDGQIDTDAPGLGGACSNNLLGMCARDGVFVCKPATGELECSVGPVASAKEICDGLDNDCDGEIDEEVQNECKGCGELPGKIGEKCRVSGGDVCATGLFACSAEEKGAATCSFDAAMTDGAKCMTDENPCTIDVCRDGRCSHEPAAGGLSCDDGDSCTMNEVCIEGECAGGIMLACDDNNECTEDSCDVALGCIHDPIGRGSKNACGGCADLPAVPGSECAIAEKTGPCAKGVYICQPDGLMVCVQSLFGRAEECNGIDDDCDGEVDEDLGARQCGIGACMREVAACQDGKEVRCLPGDPVPEKCSNMGVDDDCNGVVDDVTGGGKACAVTVGTCVIRGKLSCLGDAENMICVPANPADAQDDDSDGTPNYCEKDGGGAAPAAAESLSSVGSGGLFDPARTRASVIPWREVYDSIVLHPSSPESAILLVSGSTDDKAGFAVLRAKDAAKEQFSFTACESSVGEHPVLIAAAEKDGSVFASTGRGYLRYHKISSQIPSPDAGDKSCRLYGERLQIPDAREFSTKHGRTACDVKSIESMTILGESPLAFAGAVRCGTRLGASRARVSETLGLDVVSAEEGAALSHEFVPVIAEAGEIEGVLITALGQGKRPPIFVAARADGKSSIGICRHSPEPGWRCELSEAPEIDSPAVFVLRVDQGKGLFEALVVSEDGEAYLARQAKEGWKMTLSPSGRAASATIGGGVEDAVEAKGGAAAQSYVVVGQERSVSAASMARVADGSLMLYPHGGGRFEPRSAQDDVSPGGKFSFNAPHAMAAIPLKDYGGSDLFAAFEMQKAGRVVGSMGFIYWNSNEAPSGRILDIGFNGVLGKARFAFTDPTGDKLKYRAWIRARHGGALDHWIDGIEDGWLRFSPKGDASAVGLWPIEITVEATDVAGASVRSKAVLGRNGAVESITEISGKP
- the purH gene encoding bifunctional phosphoribosylaminoimidazolecarboxamide formyltransferase/IMP cyclohydrolase, producing MNRISRALISVSDKTGVVEFSKALQKRGVEIISTGGTAKALRDAGVPVIDVADYTGSPEILDGRLKTLHPKIHGGLLGRRSDPKHADEMRRNDIGPIDLVAVNLYPFEATIAKPGCRFEDAIENIDIGGPTMLRSAAKNHEDVAVVVDSADYAGLIEEMDRNRGALTKETRFRLAKKVFAATARYDSAIISYLSSMDDDGKKLDMPANVGFTFELVQSLRYGENPHQKAAFYRDPAGISEPAIVNARQLQGKELSYNNIMDADAVLGMVKDLANSKYAAVIVKHANPCGAAVSDKSLAEAYENAFGCDPLSSFGGIIGLNKPMDAATATKIGETFFEVIVAPSFDKPSLEILSKKKNLRLLELPGLGEPFTPSGWNTRKVVGGLLVQDRDTSRESVREGKVVTRRAPTEAEWRDLEFAWRIAKHVKSNAIVYAKGGRAIGIGAGQMSRVDSAKVAVMKAADAKLDLSGSVIASDAFFPFRDGVDAAAGAGATAVVQPGGSVRDEEAIAAADEHDMAMVFTGVRHFRH
- a CDS encoding MlaD family protein; translated protein: MIKFTTEFKVGAFAAAILVLLAWATFRVGDRTSVHGGGYLLKTEFENATGLKLKAPVELAGVQVGVVKDIELVGSRKALVTLALSDEVRLSEDSTAVLRTRGFLGETYVEVIPGTPDLPILKEEGMIPYSFRTGDMNSLVNQFNEIAADIKHVTGSLKTMVGEDESAPINRIVNNLDQFTETIKTLALQNSENVNRISENLAELSEHLTEVMSQGKADVEESMQRIASITRKIDEGKGTVGRLINDDETVDKLNEAADNLNQTLGGFKRFETEIGYHLEYLTQTEDFKNYVDFTIRPSPDSAFMLGLVSDPNPNPTHVTRTTDVTVGNNTTTVTTDTSTINRNALRVSAQLAKKFYDFQVRGGIIESTGGVGIDYEKGPVGLHASAYDFQTRYGERPTLKLSGDIDITDNFYLIGGANDVIAPTNRPDWFFGAGFRFVDEHLKRVAPLGASMVK
- a CDS encoding ABC transporter ATP-binding protein, which codes for MIEIKNVHKSFNGTAVLKGIDLEIPKGKITVILGPSGSGKTVLLRHIIGLLSPDHGSVKVDGVDISRLGDKELTDFRRRFGMLFQSAALFDSLSVFENVAFPLIESARGRAMPDVERIVRQKLALVGLEGAVDKMPSELSGGMRKRVGLARALVLAPAIVLYDEPTTGLDPVMTLAIDNLILSMQKELRVTSIVISHDISSAFRVADQIAMIHDGRIVEKSAPDAFRRSSNPVVRAFLAAGGIGAGKREGE